In a single window of the Vicia villosa cultivar HV-30 ecotype Madison, WI unplaced genomic scaffold, Vvil1.0 ctg.002294F_1_1, whole genome shotgun sequence genome:
- the LOC131638369 gene encoding monothiol glutaredoxin-S5-like, protein MERVTRLASERSVVIFSKSSCCMCHTIKTLLSDFGVNPEVHELDEINGGREIEQALSRLGCNPSVPAVFIGGELVGGANEVMSLHLNRSLIPMLRRAGALWV, encoded by the coding sequence ATGGAGAGGGTGACAAGGCTGGCATCAGAGAGATCAGTGGTGATATTCAGCAAGAGTAGTTGTTGCATGTGTCACACAATAAAAACTCTTCTAAGTGACTTTGGAGTGAATCCAGAAGTTCATGAACTTGATGAGATaaatggagggagagagattgaacaAGCACTTTCAAGACTTGGATGTAACCCTTCTGTGCCTGCTGTGTTCATTGGTGGTGAGCTTGTTGGGGGAGCTAATGAAGTTATGAGTCTTCATCTTAATAGGTCTTTGATTCCAATGCTTAGAAGAGCAGGAGCACTTTGGGTTTGA